The DNA window AAATAGACATTCCCATACTCATGGTAACAGCCCGTACAGAGTCGGTGGATAAAATTCGCGGGCTTGGTTTAGGGGCGGATGATTATATAGCAAAACCCTTTGACCCGGCTGAGCTTGTTGCAAGGGTAAAAGCCCATTTGAGAAGATATGAGAGATTGACAGGTTCCGGCAGGAGAGGCAATAAAGACGATACAATAATCATATCCGGTTTAAGGATTTCACCCCAAAGCCGGAAAGTGTACAAAGGTGATACCGAAATAAAATTCCCAAACCGGGAGTTCGAGCTTTTGCTCTTTCTGGCCGAAAACCCGAATATCGTTTTTTCAAAGGAACATCTATTTGAAAAGATATGGGGCTTTGATTATATTGGGGATAGCGCCACGGTTACGGTACACATAAACCGCATCCGCGAAAAAATCGAGGATGACCCGTCAAAACCCCAAATCATTGAAACGGTTTGGGGAGCGGGGTACCGGCTTAACAACTGAATAGTAAAGTTAATGGACGCCATATGGAAACTTAACCCTATGGCGTTTTTTATTATTTCTTTGTTGTTTAGAAATTGTTTATCTCTTTTCATCTGTCCGTTTAGGGTGCCGATTTACAATAGAGCTAAATCAGGTTGAAGGAGGTTATGAATTGAAACTAACAATAAAGAATATCAGTAAGAATTATGGAAAAAAGCAAGCCTTAAAGGGTGTGAGCTTTGAGATGGAAAACGGTGTATACGGCCTTTTGGGGCCCAATGGCGCTGGAAAAAGCACTCTTATCCGAATACTGGTCGGAGTTATGGGAGCAAGCGGCGGCGAGGTTTTCATGAATGGGATAAACAGAAAAAGCTGTGACCGCGAATATCGCCGGGCACTGGGCTATCTGCCGCAGTCCCTTGACTTTTATCCAGAATTTTCAGGGCTTGATTATCTCCGCTTTGTGGCAGTACTGAAAGGATTGAAAGAAGATGATGCTGAAAAGAAAATTAAAACTCTGGTAGAACGGGTGGGACTGGCAAATGACCTGCATA is part of the Oxobacter pfennigii genome and encodes:
- a CDS encoding response regulator transcription factor; the encoded protein is MSKILIIEDDPEIAMLEKDYLEINGFETEIVSDGKTALNVLLASHFDLVLLDLMLPGKSGYDICREIRDKIDIPILMVTARTESVDKIRGLGLGADDYIAKPFDPAELVARVKAHLRRYERLTGSGRRGNKDDTIIISGLRISPQSRKVYKGDTEIKFPNREFELLLFLAENPNIVFSKEHLFEKIWGFDYIGDSATVTVHINRIREKIEDDPSKPQIIETVWGAGYRLNN